A genomic window from Maylandia zebra isolate NMK-2024a linkage group LG20, Mzebra_GT3a, whole genome shotgun sequence includes:
- the kansl2 gene encoding KAT8 regulatory NSL complex subunit 2 isoform X2 — translation MNRIRIHVLPSSRNRVTQTPRPQEPQACSFTQRPCSQPRLEGLEFCIKHILEDKNAPYKQCSYVSAKNGKRCPNAAPKAERKDGVTFCAEHARRNAMALRAQMRKASSGPSPEALLSQLSGYSRAESHSLDGGRSEASRILDEDSLSEEEQGPLVLDQTWRGDPDSEADSIDSDHEDPLKHAGVYTAEEVALITREKLIRLQSLYIDQFKRLQHLLKEKKRRYLHNRKMEHEAIGTSLLTGPEGLSMKERENLKKLKALRRYRRRYGVEALLHRQLRERRQAVTEGGPQPHTRTVSEKCISFMEGTRCTNPCLPMARHCVSHIYQDSNQILFKMCPGLKDVPCDRTVHMGQSDDPRCPLHLTLPPPMYQPEQEAPPQEEFTPMSKDMYLSAAELQPTENLPLEFSDDLDVEGDGMQGPPSPLQFDTALALEDQTIRAIAEAPMDILTGEDPDQDLDTSGQELSERDVDAIMNNQVNSQSGVLSS, via the exons ATGAACAGGATACGGATTCATGTTTTGCCCTCAAGTCGGAACCGGGTGACCCAGACACCCCGACCTCAGGAGCCACAGGCCTGCTCCTTCACCCAGCGGCCCTGCTCTCAGCCACGACTTGAAGGCTTGGAATTCTGCATCAAACACATCTTGGAGGACAAGAATGCGCCTTACAAACAGTGCAGCTACGTCTCTGCCAAGAACGGGAAGCGGTGTCCCAATGCCGCACCAAAGGCAGAGAGGAAAGACGG AGTGACCTTCTGTGCGGAGCACGCTCGCAGGAATGCCATGGCTCTTCGAGCTCAAATGAGAAAGGCGTCTTCTGGTCCGTCACCGGAGGCCCTGCTGTCTCAACTTAGTGGGTACAGCCGAGCAGAGTCACACAGCCTTGATGGAGGACGCTCTGAAGCCAGCCGCATTCTAG ATGAGGACAGTCTGAGTGAGGAAGAGCAGGGGCCGTTGGTATTGGACCAGACGTGGAGAGGAGATCCGGACAGCGAGGCTGACAGCATCGATAGTGATCACGAGGATCCTCTGAA ACATGCAGGAGTGTACACTGCAGAAGAAGTGGCGCTAATCACTCGAGAAAAACTTATCAGACTCCAGTCCCTCTATATTGATCAGTTCAAACGCCTGCAGCACCTGCTGAAAGAGAAGAAGCGCAGATACCTGCACAACCGCAAAATGGAGCATGAAGCTATAG GTACCAGCCTCCTGACAGGGCCTGAAGGTCTTTCCATGAAGGAGAGGGAGAACCTGAAGAAGCTTAAAGCTCTGCGTCGATACCGCCGCCGGTACGGGGTGGAGGCCCTGCTGCACCGGCAGCTGAGGGAAAGGAGGCAGGCTGTGACAGAAGGAGGCCCTCAG CCACACACAAGAACAGTGAGTGAAAAATGCATCTCCTTCATGGAGGGAACCCGATGTACCAATCCCTGCCTGCCTATGGCCCGACACTGTGTCTCAC ATATCTACCAGGACAGCAACCAGatcctttttaaaatgtgtccaGGGTTAAAAGATGTTCCATGTGATCGTACTGTGCACATGGGTCAGTCAGACGACCCCCGCTGCCCGCTGCACCTCACCCTGCCTCCGCCCATGTACCAGCCCGAGCAGGAGGCTCCGCCACAGGAGGAGTTCACCCCTATGAGCAAAGACATGTACCTGAGTGCGGCAGAGCTTCAGCCCACAGAAAACCTCCCTCTCGAGTTCAGCGAT GACCTGGATGTGGAAGGGGACGGTATGCAGGGTCCTCCTTCCCCTCTGCAGTTTGACACAGCCCTGGCCCTGGAGGACCAAACCATCAGAGCCATAGCTGAGGCCCCGATGGACATCCTGACTGGCGAGGACCCAGACCAGGACCTTGACACCTCAGGGCAGGAACTCTCAGAGAGAGATGTGGACGCCATCATGAACAACCAGGTTAACTCTCAATCAGGGGTTTTGTCGTCGTGA
- the kansl2 gene encoding KAT8 regulatory NSL complex subunit 2 isoform X1, giving the protein MNRIRIHVLPSSRNRVTQTPRPQEPQACSFTQRPCSQPRLEGLEFCIKHILEDKNAPYKQCSYVSAKNGKRCPNAAPKAERKDGVTFCAEHARRNAMALRAQMRKASSGPSPEALLSQLSGYSRAESHSLDGGRSEASRILDEDSLSEEEQGPLVLDQTWRGDPDSEADSIDSDHEDPLKHAGVYTAEEVALITREKLIRLQSLYIDQFKRLQHLLKEKKRRYLHNRKMEHEAIGTSLLTGPEGLSMKERENLKKLKALRRYRRRYGVEALLHRQLRERRQAVTEGGPQPHTRTVSEKCISFMEGTRCTNPCLPMARHCVSHIYQDSNQILFKMCPGLKDVPCDRTVHMGQSDDPRCPLHLTLPPPMYQPEQEAPPQEEFTPMSKDMYLSAAELQPTENLPLEFSDDLDVEGDGMQGPPSPLQFDTALALEDQTIRAIAEAPMDILTGEDPDQDLDTSGQELSERDVDAIMNNQVVSEAVGGEEDTTDNSLQDIDSAAADAPR; this is encoded by the exons ATGAACAGGATACGGATTCATGTTTTGCCCTCAAGTCGGAACCGGGTGACCCAGACACCCCGACCTCAGGAGCCACAGGCCTGCTCCTTCACCCAGCGGCCCTGCTCTCAGCCACGACTTGAAGGCTTGGAATTCTGCATCAAACACATCTTGGAGGACAAGAATGCGCCTTACAAACAGTGCAGCTACGTCTCTGCCAAGAACGGGAAGCGGTGTCCCAATGCCGCACCAAAGGCAGAGAGGAAAGACGG AGTGACCTTCTGTGCGGAGCACGCTCGCAGGAATGCCATGGCTCTTCGAGCTCAAATGAGAAAGGCGTCTTCTGGTCCGTCACCGGAGGCCCTGCTGTCTCAACTTAGTGGGTACAGCCGAGCAGAGTCACACAGCCTTGATGGAGGACGCTCTGAAGCCAGCCGCATTCTAG ATGAGGACAGTCTGAGTGAGGAAGAGCAGGGGCCGTTGGTATTGGACCAGACGTGGAGAGGAGATCCGGACAGCGAGGCTGACAGCATCGATAGTGATCACGAGGATCCTCTGAA ACATGCAGGAGTGTACACTGCAGAAGAAGTGGCGCTAATCACTCGAGAAAAACTTATCAGACTCCAGTCCCTCTATATTGATCAGTTCAAACGCCTGCAGCACCTGCTGAAAGAGAAGAAGCGCAGATACCTGCACAACCGCAAAATGGAGCATGAAGCTATAG GTACCAGCCTCCTGACAGGGCCTGAAGGTCTTTCCATGAAGGAGAGGGAGAACCTGAAGAAGCTTAAAGCTCTGCGTCGATACCGCCGCCGGTACGGGGTGGAGGCCCTGCTGCACCGGCAGCTGAGGGAAAGGAGGCAGGCTGTGACAGAAGGAGGCCCTCAG CCACACACAAGAACAGTGAGTGAAAAATGCATCTCCTTCATGGAGGGAACCCGATGTACCAATCCCTGCCTGCCTATGGCCCGACACTGTGTCTCAC ATATCTACCAGGACAGCAACCAGatcctttttaaaatgtgtccaGGGTTAAAAGATGTTCCATGTGATCGTACTGTGCACATGGGTCAGTCAGACGACCCCCGCTGCCCGCTGCACCTCACCCTGCCTCCGCCCATGTACCAGCCCGAGCAGGAGGCTCCGCCACAGGAGGAGTTCACCCCTATGAGCAAAGACATGTACCTGAGTGCGGCAGAGCTTCAGCCCACAGAAAACCTCCCTCTCGAGTTCAGCGAT GACCTGGATGTGGAAGGGGACGGTATGCAGGGTCCTCCTTCCCCTCTGCAGTTTGACACAGCCCTGGCCCTGGAGGACCAAACCATCAGAGCCATAGCTGAGGCCCCGATGGACATCCTGACTGGCGAGGACCCAGACCAGGACCTTGACACCTCAGGGCAGGAACTCTCAGAGAGAGATGTGGACGCCATCATGAACAACCAG GTGGTGTCAGAGGCAGTCGGAGGTGAGGAAGACACGACTGACAATTCGCTCCAAGACATCGACTCTGCTGCAGCCGACGCTCCCAGATGA